One window of the Xenopus tropicalis strain Nigerian chromosome 10, UCB_Xtro_10.0, whole genome shotgun sequence genome contains the following:
- the ube2c gene encoding ubiquitin-conjugating enzyme E2 C yields MASQNVDPAAASSVTARKGQESGTSAARGSVGKRLQQELMTLMMSGDKGISAFPESDNLFKWIGTIDGAVGTVYESLRYKLSLEFPSGYPYNAPTVKFVTPCFHPNVDSHGNICLDILKDKWSALYDVRTILLSLQSLLGEPNNESPLNPYAAELWQNQTAYKKHLHEQYQKQVREKDI; encoded by the exons ATGGCTTCACAGAATGTGGATCCAGCTGCGGCCAGCTCGGTGACTGCAAGGAAAGGACAAGAGTCGGGGACCTCGGCCGCCCGTGGCtctgtgggaaagag GTTACAGCAGGAGCTGATGACCTTAATG ATGTCTGGGGATAAGGGAATTTCTGCATTCCCGGAGTCTGATAACCTATTTAAGTGGATTGGAACCATTGATGGCGCAGTCGGCACG GTATATGAGAGCCTGCGCTATAAGCTGTCCCTGGAATTCCCTAGTGGCTACCCTTACAATGCTCCCACTGTGAAATTTGTTACACCATGCTTCCATCCAAATGTAGATAGTCATGGAAACATCTGTCTGGACATCCTGAAAGACAAATGGTCTGCACTTTATGATGTCCGAACAATTCTTCTCTCATTACAGAGCTTGCTGGGAG AGCCCAATAATGAGAGTCCCTTGAACCCATATGCAGCAGAACTGTGGCAGAATCAGACAG CTTACAAGAAGCATCTCCACGAGCAGTACCAGAAGCAAGTCCGAGAAAAAGACATCTGa